The Lacipirellula parvula genome window below encodes:
- a CDS encoding right-handed parallel beta-helix repeat-containing protein: MLAVYFERMDNDDQFVSYHAVANTHYASGPRISYDGVDGYDGDPVLQAGGGFAQVSDIAGQVIQERSGLASNLTGFGAFVFVPTVVAAYQVAAVVDGNANFWAFTGSGVDPQLAIGGGLFQLVNDDFLLEPGATFTFHGTMLLAAYGSDSVGGSGGGQLSMEVRASAGGQYVTATIFDGISTSDPADETWQANSNIPGESGDLGSHTLEKYVDFEITGLTHGSNVDLEVRIHDENDFGAGGLFSGTAISNWDIVSAIWGYATKDGSGGGPPGGPGGGDVNGDGEVNIDDYELWEQGWRGEGIIGRPTYVQGDLNRDGVVDEADLAEIANAMVSSGTQNVYIVSSSGDGVDANRTFGNLTLREALAMSSASAGSNDLILFAPSVSSIGLSGSELSVAADVEIRGPGASQLTIDAGGASRVFKVNAGVGATISGLTVTDGGSVSTGGGILNNGSLTLDSVVVSGNTTTAGGYGGGILTQNGLTGNASLWLTNSTVDGNHAAVGSGLYLSVGGGDVEIAGSTISNNVGLGLGASTYSAGGGLAADSTNTGSIEIKNSTFSGNQALYSGAIRLQNSLAPFTMVNSTVAYNIGDESGGLQRLNNTSDPVLHNTIISENKEYTTSAKKDIYGSVDATNSTFNLIGSGGAGGLVNNTNNNIVLTSLQNAGLAPLGDYGGKTKTHALLTASLAVDKGSNDVALAYDQRGLPREFNLPLNANGSDGYRDIGAFEANNSLVLTVRVDYDRSNAISYVEDLSIREALYLSRQLAGVERIEFAPELFDSGPLTITLGATLGSSHDFALVGPGPDKLIFDGDGNQVFIVGGAVTLEGFTVTGGEADFGGGILSGGSVTLRDLVVEANESTDLGGGIYNVGSLTLDGVRVVGNIAVNGGGGVYSTGNLTVLNSEVSDNSLTQWFGNGGGIYHSRDLGGSIAILNSTISGNTAVSGGGGYGGGVYIGLTDGDYDATDAVIINSTISANGADFGSGLYTDQLMGVARPVLVHNTIIVDNAWDVDIEGLALDASSSHNLVRAGYDGGLSGLGNIILSSLDSSGVKDLDYYRTNKIRTHALTVDSPAVDAADDAIALLWGLTEDQRGFDRSVDYWTGDDLTDIGALELLFIEEYWS, translated from the coding sequence ATGCTGGCGGTTTATTTCGAGCGCATGGACAACGACGATCAATTTGTGTCGTACCACGCCGTGGCAAACACTCATTACGCTTCCGGGCCTCGCATCAGTTACGACGGCGTAGACGGATATGACGGCGACCCGGTGCTTCAAGCTGGCGGCGGGTTTGCTCAGGTTAGCGACATTGCGGGGCAAGTAATTCAAGAACGCAGCGGATTGGCGAGTAATTTGACGGGATTTGGCGCATTCGTTTTCGTTCCCACTGTCGTTGCGGCGTACCAAGTTGCCGCAGTCGTCGACGGAAACGCGAACTTCTGGGCGTTTACCGGCAGTGGAGTCGATCCGCAGTTGGCGATCGGCGGAGGTCTATTTCAGTTGGTAAACGACGACTTTCTCCTGGAGCCGGGGGCAACTTTCACGTTTCACGGCACGATGCTGCTTGCTGCGTATGGCAGTGATAGCGTGGGCGGTTCTGGCGGCGGCCAACTGAGCATGGAGGTGAGGGCAAGCGCCGGCGGGCAGTACGTGACGGCGACCATTTTTGATGGAATTTCAACGAGCGATCCTGCTGACGAAACATGGCAGGCTAATTCAAACATTCCAGGAGAGTCCGGGGATTTGGGTAGCCACACTCTAGAGAAGTACGTGGACTTTGAAATCACAGGGCTCACTCACGGGAGCAATGTCGATCTCGAAGTGCGAATCCACGACGAGAATGATTTCGGCGCCGGCGGATTGTTTAGCGGTACGGCAATAAGCAACTGGGACATCGTGTCCGCCATCTGGGGCTATGCCACCAAAGACGGATCGGGCGGAGGTCCTCCCGGCGGGCCTGGGGGCGGAGACGTTAACGGCGACGGAGAAGTTAATATCGACGACTACGAGTTGTGGGAGCAGGGATGGCGCGGCGAAGGGATTATCGGCAGGCCGACCTACGTGCAGGGCGATCTCAATCGTGACGGCGTCGTCGACGAAGCCGACCTGGCCGAAATCGCTAATGCAATGGTCAGCTCCGGCACGCAAAACGTCTACATCGTTTCTTCAAGCGGCGATGGCGTAGACGCGAATCGCACCTTCGGCAACCTGACGTTGCGCGAGGCGCTTGCCATGTCGAGCGCTTCAGCCGGGAGCAATGACCTCATCCTGTTCGCTCCGTCGGTATCGAGCATCGGTTTGTCTGGCAGCGAGTTGTCTGTCGCGGCCGACGTCGAAATCAGGGGGCCGGGGGCGAGTCAGCTGACCATCGACGCCGGGGGCGCTAGTCGAGTTTTTAAGGTCAATGCGGGCGTCGGCGCCACGATTAGCGGGCTCACCGTCACCGATGGCGGCAGCGTCTCTACCGGCGGCGGCATCCTCAATAACGGCAGCTTGACCCTCGACAGCGTCGTCGTTAGCGGCAATACCACCACCGCGGGGGGGTATGGCGGCGGGATTCTCACCCAGAACGGATTGACGGGAAACGCCTCGCTCTGGCTCACTAATAGCACCGTCGATGGCAATCATGCTGCGGTTGGCAGCGGCCTCTACCTTAGCGTCGGCGGCGGCGACGTTGAGATCGCTGGTAGCACCATTTCCAACAACGTCGGCTTGGGCCTTGGCGCCTCGACCTACTCGGCGGGCGGCGGCCTCGCCGCCGACAGCACGAACACCGGCTCGATCGAAATTAAGAACAGCACGTTTTCGGGCAATCAGGCCCTCTACAGCGGCGCCATCCGCCTGCAGAATAGCCTAGCTCCGTTCACCATGGTGAATTCGACAGTCGCCTACAATATCGGCGACGAAAGCGGCGGTCTCCAGCGCCTCAACAACACGTCGGACCCGGTTCTGCACAACACGATCATCTCCGAAAATAAGGAGTACACGACTAGCGCCAAGAAAGATATTTACGGCTCCGTCGACGCGACGAACAGCACTTTCAATCTCATCGGCAGCGGGGGAGCCGGCGGGCTCGTCAACAACACGAACAATAACATCGTGTTGACCAGCCTGCAGAATGCAGGTCTTGCGCCGCTCGGGGACTACGGCGGCAAAACGAAGACGCACGCGCTGCTGACCGCAAGCCTTGCTGTAGACAAGGGCAGCAACGACGTCGCCCTCGCCTACGATCAGCGCGGGCTTCCTCGCGAGTTCAATCTGCCGCTGAACGCGAATGGAAGCGACGGGTACCGCGACATCGGGGCCTTCGAGGCGAATAACAGCCTCGTGCTCACGGTCCGCGTCGATTACGACCGGTCGAATGCGATTTCCTACGTTGAGGATTTGAGCATCCGCGAGGCATTGTATCTTTCGCGACAGCTTGCGGGCGTCGAGCGCATCGAGTTCGCGCCCGAGCTCTTTGATAGCGGTCCGCTGACGATCACGCTGGGGGCAACCTTAGGCAGCTCACACGACTTTGCTCTCGTGGGCCCGGGCCCCGACAAGCTTATCTTTGACGGCGACGGGAATCAGGTGTTCATTGTCGGCGGGGCCGTCACCCTGGAAGGATTTACGGTGACTGGCGGGGAGGCTGATTTCGGCGGAGGAATTTTGAGTGGCGGCTCCGTCACGCTTCGCGACCTCGTCGTCGAGGCCAACGAATCCACCGATCTCGGCGGCGGCATCTACAATGTTGGATCGCTGACGCTGGATGGAGTTCGCGTCGTCGGTAATATCGCCGTCAATGGCGGCGGGGGCGTTTACAGCACCGGAAACCTCACCGTGTTAAACAGCGAGGTTTCCGATAACTCGCTCACGCAATGGTTCGGCAACGGCGGCGGGATTTACCATTCGCGAGATCTCGGCGGCAGTATCGCAATTCTCAATAGCACTATCTCGGGGAACACCGCCGTTAGCGGCGGCGGCGGATACGGCGGCGGCGTCTACATTGGGCTCACGGACGGTGATTACGACGCCACGGACGCCGTCATCATCAATTCGACGATTTCGGCGAATGGAGCCGATTTTGGTAGTGGTTTGTACACCGACCAACTCATGGGCGTTGCACGCCCCGTGTTGGTGCACAACACGATCATCGTCGACAACGCCTGGGACGTTGACATTGAAGGCCTGGCGTTGGATGCAAGCAGTTCGCACAACCTCGTGCGGGCCGGCTACGACGGCGGCCTGTCTGGCTTGGGGAACATTATCTTGTCGAGCCTCGACTCTTCAGGCGTGAAGGATCTCGATTACTACCGTACGAACAAGATTCGCACTCATGCGTTGACGGTCGACAGCCCGGCGGTCGACGCCGCGGACGATGCGATCGCCTTGTTGTGGGGCTTGACGGAGGACCAGCGAGGATTTGATCGCAGCGTCGATTACTGGACTGGCGATGATCTGACCGATATTGGGGCCCTGGAACTGCTCTTCATCGAAGAATATTGGAGCTAG
- a CDS encoding dockerin type I domain-containing protein: MASRRRIVACLALFSACIVAGNSASTRAAVLYDEDFTGLPSSTLNGQAPDVDNNGGLNAWAAHTNYTADGNMTPVTGGTGAFLPFIPAAGNVYTLSASLTGVTGNTNWVAIGFAEGIPANTATTAGNDYRFLSGAGVGKAWMLFRGQSTSATTKNQTQRGDANTGTFAANQLDWLGTEMYAGDIDLKIVLDTTAAYNVTFYAKRPADVAYTQVSPSNLPLTATDIGSVGFATSAAANVIDAKITNFTLETTGQVFILGDVDGNGAVNALDFNIIRDNLFTNVTTRSLGDLNSDGVVNFSDFRIWKSVASAEVIASIGSFGVPEPSTAGLAIVAVTALTTFRRRMTCEA; this comes from the coding sequence ATGGCCTCACGACGTCGCATTGTCGCTTGTCTAGCCCTCTTCTCTGCTTGCATCGTGGCTGGAAACAGCGCCTCGACTCGCGCCGCCGTCCTCTACGACGAGGACTTCACTGGCCTGCCGTCGTCGACGCTCAACGGCCAAGCTCCCGACGTCGACAACAACGGCGGCCTGAACGCCTGGGCGGCCCACACCAACTACACCGCCGACGGCAACATGACCCCCGTGACCGGCGGTACGGGGGCTTTCCTGCCGTTCATCCCGGCTGCTGGCAACGTCTACACCCTGTCGGCAAGCCTGACGGGCGTCACCGGCAACACCAACTGGGTGGCCATCGGCTTCGCCGAAGGCATTCCGGCGAACACCGCCACGACGGCTGGCAACGACTATCGGTTCCTTAGCGGTGCGGGCGTCGGCAAGGCCTGGATGCTGTTCCGCGGTCAAAGCACTTCGGCGACCACCAAGAACCAAACCCAGCGCGGCGACGCGAACACCGGCACCTTCGCCGCCAATCAGCTCGATTGGCTCGGCACGGAAATGTACGCCGGCGACATCGACCTGAAGATCGTCCTCGACACGACTGCCGCGTACAACGTGACGTTCTACGCCAAGCGTCCGGCCGACGTTGCTTACACGCAGGTTTCGCCCAGCAATCTGCCGCTCACCGCCACCGACATCGGCTCCGTCGGCTTCGCGACGAGCGCCGCCGCGAATGTGATCGACGCGAAGATCACCAACTTCACCCTCGAAACCACCGGCCAGGTCTTTATCCTCGGCGACGTCGACGGCAACGGCGCCGTCAACGCGCTGGATTTCAACATTATCCGCGACAACCTGTTCACGAACGTCACCACTCGCTCGCTCGGCGACCTCAATAGCGACGGCGTGGTGAATTTTAGCGACTTCCGCATTTGGAAGAGCGTCGCCAGCGCTGAAGTGATTGCAAGCATCGGTTCGTTCGGCGTTCCAGAGCCCTCGACGGCAGGGCTCGCCATTGTCGCCGTTACGGCGTTAACGACGTTTCGGCGTCGGATGACGTGCGAGGCCTAG
- a CDS encoding DUF1559 domain-containing protein: protein MKRRVAGFTLVELLVVIAIIGVLVALLLPAVQAAREAARRSQCINNLRQVGLGLLGVEDAKKRFPAARKGCEGATGVTAFDGVDCSSRKSSKGMEMAGSGASGLVFILPYVEQQALYNLLQPEQFPLWSATTGATDWIVDVGVQQGVRQRPDLMACPSDSDNKEFAEYVHVAPARYQYATGSYALCSGSVTSLNKSGANPLLSPTPALDYKWNGDGVFFYARQMKGAEISDGLSNTIFAGEVINGYGETAIDGKVVNSNIWTNGNRWNSCMRTTATQINSIPGEPGGVGGVIDVAGNRTNGGFASRHAGGAVFVFGDAHATFLNEGIDASAYMYLSTRADSDIAVVN, encoded by the coding sequence ATGAAACGTCGCGTCGCAGGATTCACGCTCGTCGAGCTGTTGGTGGTCATCGCCATCATCGGGGTCTTAGTCGCCCTACTGCTCCCCGCCGTCCAGGCCGCCCGCGAAGCGGCTCGCCGGTCGCAGTGCATTAATAACCTGCGCCAAGTCGGCCTTGGGCTGCTTGGAGTCGAGGACGCCAAGAAGCGTTTCCCGGCGGCGCGCAAGGGTTGCGAGGGCGCCACCGGCGTGACTGCCTTCGACGGCGTCGACTGCAGTTCGCGCAAGAGTTCCAAAGGTATGGAGATGGCTGGCAGCGGCGCGAGTGGACTGGTCTTTATTCTTCCGTACGTTGAACAACAAGCACTCTACAATTTGCTGCAGCCCGAACAATTTCCCCTCTGGTCGGCCACGACGGGTGCAACTGATTGGATTGTTGACGTGGGAGTCCAACAAGGCGTGCGGCAACGCCCAGACTTAATGGCTTGTCCATCGGATAGCGACAATAAGGAATTCGCCGAGTATGTCCACGTCGCACCGGCTCGCTATCAATACGCCACCGGTAGCTATGCCTTGTGCTCTGGCAGCGTGACTTCGCTTAATAAGTCAGGAGCTAACCCTCTCCTGTCTCCGACTCCGGCATTGGATTACAAGTGGAACGGCGACGGCGTCTTTTTTTACGCACGTCAGATGAAGGGAGCCGAAATATCGGACGGACTTAGCAACACAATTTTCGCTGGTGAAGTCATTAACGGTTACGGAGAGACGGCGATTGACGGAAAAGTCGTTAATTCCAACATCTGGACGAACGGCAATCGCTGGAACTCGTGCATGCGAACGACGGCCACGCAAATCAACTCCATTCCCGGCGAGCCAGGCGGCGTCGGCGGCGTGATCGACGTGGCTGGCAATCGCACCAACGGCGGCTTCGCTAGTCGCCATGCCGGGGGCGCCGTCTTCGTCTTTGGCGACGCTCATGCCACGTTCCTGAATGAGGGCATCGACGCGAGTGCCTACATGTACCTCTCGACTCGTGCTGACAGCGACATCGCGGTGGTCAATTAA